From Rutidosis leptorrhynchoides isolate AG116_Rl617_1_P2 chromosome 3, CSIRO_AGI_Rlap_v1, whole genome shotgun sequence, a single genomic window includes:
- the LOC139896868 gene encoding uncharacterized protein has translation MVFSGNRDRQPAEEEEESNMERLKPLHNFDLPCLKWGNQKLLRCMKVNSNGDVSAVDRKHSPEIPGGSGGGDITGIRRRDRVRVRSVDDQKIDGYKFSSSEKLKSIIAGEGEIEATREKLIFDFQTEVGIMKDAILRGKYVSPAPVPPSTSDSPAERPWNLRTRRVNGNGDSIKPDVSPVRIECNKSPIHRRVGVGGGGNDGGATATTSGEKRERPKFSVSLSCREIEDDFVVMAGRRLPRKPKKRPRVIQKQLDTLFPGLWLTEITADLYRVPDETETGKR, from the exons ATGGTATTTTCCGGCAATAGAGATCGACAACcggcagaagaagaagaagaatcaaACATGGAGAGATTAAAACCGTTGCATAATTTTGATTTACCGTGTTTAAAGTGGGGAAATCAGAAGCTTCTACGATGCATGAAGGTGAATTCAAACGGTGACGTTTCGGCAGTTGATCGGAAACACTCGCCTGAGATTCCCGGCGGCAGTGGCGGTGGTGATATAACCGGAATACGGCGGAGAGATAGGGTTAGGGTTAGATCAGTCGATGATCAGAAAATCGACGGTTATAAATTTTCGTCGTCGGAGAAACTGAAATCGATCATCGCCGGCGAAGGTGAGATTGAGGCGACTAGAGAGAAATTGATATTTGATTTTCAAACGGAAGTCGGTATAATGAAGGATGCGATTTTAAGAGGGAAGTATGTTTCGCCGGCACCGGTGCCGCCGTCGACGTCTGATTCGCCGGCGGAACGACCGTGGAATTTGAGGACTAGAAGAGTCAACGGAAACGGTGATAGTATTAAACCTGATGTTTCTCCTGTGAGAATTGAATGTAATAAGTCTCCTATACACCGCCGTGTTGGTGTCGGTGGCGGTGGTAATGACGGTGGCGCCACCGCCACTACTAGTGGCGAAAAGAGAGAAAGACCTAAGTTTTCGGTATCGCTTTCTTGCCGTGAAATTGAGGATGATTTTGTGGTGATGGCCGGCAGACGTCTTCCACGTAAGCCGAAGAAACGTCCGAGAGTTATTCAAAAACAATTGGAT ACATTGTTTCCGGGACTGTGGCTGACGGAGATAACCGCTGATCTATACCGAGTACCTGATGAAACTGAAACCGGAAAG AGGTAG